The Xiphias gladius isolate SHS-SW01 ecotype Sanya breed wild chromosome 7, ASM1685928v1, whole genome shotgun sequence genome window below encodes:
- the gdpd4a gene encoding glycerophosphodiester phosphodiesterase domain-containing protein 5 isoform X2: MPVTRQKLGNLKVVRRQLLQRYEHQPFVSCLAGLYGCQWRRYQRARAQPGECCCSKVECGSFGLLILTFFLSFVFLYFWSEAQNDYDDFDWFNFGTLGFWFPWSLVLLVVAAALFTYIALLLVLAVCLLSEGQRLYLHWSHKTGIVVTLAFSVTATAILSDLWSKEWKTLLLSLQVTAPFLHVAAVSLMAVLAWPIALHFFRMNKKVRQVAVLGLYLSMLFSLYLVPLGMYSPCIKEAGTLGPAPTLIGHRGAPMLAPENTVMSFEKAVEAGGEGLETDVTISYDGVPFLMHDSTLKRTTNVAEVFPNRTHLDASMFTWAELQQLNAGDWFLSRDPFGTASSLSEGDRLQAQNQSIPSLAQFLEVAARSGRLVLFDLRRPPYGHPYSQSYINTTLQVVQAHINSSQVLWLPSEDRELVQAVNPELQQTSGKKASIQELTDGHIIRLNLHYSTMSQQQISKYQSVNISTNLYVISQPWLYTLAWCAGAQSVATNSIHVLSNIHKPLFLMTPEEYSLMWILTDAVSAFLIIAIFIFHWWRERGLPFWSGSRQTHENGPYSKFRTDSSEAICVRWSPLHSDPPAGALVSLPLVFNP; encoded by the exons ATGCCCGTGACCAGACAGAAGCTGGGGAACTTAAAGGTGGTGCGGCGGCAGCTGCTGCAAAG GTATGAACACCAGCCGTTTGTCTCCTGTCTGGCTGGCCTCTATGGTTGCCAATGGAGACGATACCAAAGAGCCCGGGCGCAACCAGGGGAGTGCTGCTGCAGCaag GTGGAGTGTGGCAGTTTTGGCCTCCTGATCCTCACCTTCTTCCTGAGTTTTGTATTCCTCTATTTCTGGAGTGAAGCTCAGAACGACTACGACGACTTTGATTG GTTTAACTTTGGGACTCTTGGTTTCTGGTTTCCCTGGTCTCTGGTGCTGCtggttgttgctgctgctctcttcaCATACATCGCCCTACTATTG GTGCtggctgtgtgtctgctttCTGAGGGTCAGAGGCTTTACCTTCACTGGAGCCAcaag ACTGGCATCGTGGTGACATTGGCGTTCTCCGTCACAGCCACTGCCATCCTGTCTGACCTGTGGAGCAAAGAATGGAAgactcttcttctctctctgcag GTGACAGCACCTTTCCTCCATGTGGCTGCAGTCTCACTAATGGCAGTTCTTGCCTGGCCAATAGCGTTACACTTCTTCCGCATGAACAAAAAAG TGCGCCAGGTGGCTGTCCTTGGTCTTTACCTGTCCATGCTGTTCTCTCTCTACCTGGTCCCTCTGGGAATGTACTCGCCCTGCATTAAAGAAGCAGGAACACTGGGACCAGCCCCGACACTCATCGGACACAGAGGAGCTCCAATG cttGCTCCAGAAAATACCGTGATGTCGTTTGAGAAGGCAGTGGAGGCTGGAGGAGAGGGACTGGAGACTGACGTCACCATCAG TTATGATGGTGTTCCCTTCCTGATGCATGACTCCACGCTGAAGAGAACCACTAACGTTGCAGAGGTTTTCCCAAATCGAACGCACCTCGATGCCTCCATGTTCACCTGGGCCGAGCTACAGCAGCTGAATGCTGGCGACTGGTTCTTATCT AGGGATCCATTTGGTACTGCGTCGTCCCTGTCTGAGGGGGACCGCTTGCAGGCCCAGAACCAGTCTATTCCCTCGCTGGCTCAGTTTCTGGAGGTAGCAGCCCGTAGCGGCAGACTAGTTCTGTTTGACCTGCGTAGGCCACCATATGGACATCCCTACAGTCAGTCATACATCAACACCACTCTGCAGGTGGTGCAAGCCCACATCAACTCCTCACAG GTTCTGTGGCTTCCATCAGAGGACAGGGAGTTGGTCCAGGCTGTGAACCCAGAGCTGCAGCAGACCTCTGGGAAAAAAGCCTCTATTCAGGAACTGACAGACGGCCACATCATCAGACTGAACCTGCACTACAGCACCATGTCTCAACAGCAGATCAG tAAGTACCAGTCAGTGAACATCAGTACTAACCTGTACGTGATCAGCCAGCCGTGGCTCTACACTCTGGCCTGGTGTGCCGGAGCTCAGTCCGTAGCCACCAACTCCATCCACGTCCTGTCCAATATACACAAGCCGCTCTTCCTCATG ACTCCAGAGGAATATAGTCTGATGTGGATTCTGACTGATGCGGTGTCAGCCTTCCTCATCATCGCCATTTTCATATTCCATTG